A portion of the Camelus ferus isolate YT-003-E chromosome 16, BCGSAC_Cfer_1.0, whole genome shotgun sequence genome contains these proteins:
- the LOC102512128 gene encoding diazepam-binding inhibitor-like 5, producing MCQVEFEMACAAIKQLKGPVSDREKLLVYSFYKQATQGDCNIPAPPATDVKAKAKWVAWNENKGMSKMDAMRIYIAKVEELKKNEAG from the coding sequence ATGTGCCAAGTGGAGTTTGAAATGGCCTGCGCTGCTATCAAGCAGTTGAAAGGGCCGGTGAGTGATCGGGAGAAATTGTTGGTGTACAGCTTCTACAAACAGGCCACTCAGGGCGACTGCAACATCCCTGCCCCGCCTGCCACCGATGTGAAAGCCAAGGCCAAGTGGGTGGCGTGGAACGAGAACAAAGGGATGTCCAAGATGGATGCCATGAGGATCTATATTGCCAAAGtggaagaactaaagaaaaatgaagctggcTAG